The sequence TCACCACGAGCAAGCGCTGCTCGCCGTCGCGCACGAGACGCAAGTGGCCCGGATACCGCCGGCCCTCCACCCACAGCGAGCCCGGCGCCAATACGTGCAGATCCACCTGTTGTGCGGCAAAGGGGCGCTCGCCCAGGTGCAGACGATCATCAGCGACGCGCGCGAACGTTTCTTCGAGCCGCGGCCCCTGCGCCAAGACGCGCCAGTCGCCACGGGCCATCACTCGGTAGGGTCCCTCGATGCGCAGCGAGACCTGCTCGCTGGCCTGTCCCAGACGGACGCGCACCGGGGGCAACGTCGAGGCCACGAAATCGGCTTCGCGATCGCGCAACCGGGTCATCGCCGCGGGCGGAGCGCTCAGACGCCACGTCGCGACCGCCAAGAGAACGGCCGCGGTCAACATGCCTATCGCCGGTCGGCTCACTCCGTTGAGTTCCCGTGCCCAAAGGCCCTCGGATCAGTCGCCGCGGAGACGCAACCCGTGCTGCGTGAGCTTCTCGCGGACCTCGTTCAGGCTGGTCACGCCGAAGTTTTTGCACTCGAGCAGTTCGTCTCCCGTGTGACGCACCAATTCGGAGATCGTGCCGATGCCCAAGCGGATCATGCACTTGCGAGCACGAACCGAAAGGTTCAGATCGGCGATGGGCTTCGACAGCAGGGCCTGCTCGTCGGCGCTCATCGAATCGGCTTCGAACGACCAGTCCGGACGCTGGCGCTCGCCGGCAAACTGGCCGAGTTGCAACCCCTTCGAGGCGAGCATTTCCTTGATTTCAACGAGCGACGTCTCGCCGAAGTTCTTGCTCGACAGCAACTCCTGCTCGGTACAGTTCGTCAAATCGCCCAACGTGCCGATGCCCATCTTCTGCAGGCAATTGCGGCTGCGGACCGAGAGTTCGAAGTCGGTCACTGGGATGCCGAGCACCTGGCTCAAGCGGTCGCGCTTGCGCTGGGCGTCTTCGTCGTAGTACATATCGCCCGAGGCCTCGGCGTCCTTGAAGAACAGCCGGGCACGCGGGTGATCGGGATAGCTGTCGAGCACGCGTTGGTAGCAGCGGCGCGCCTGATCGAACTGATTGCGGTCTTCGTAGAGGATGCCCAGGTTGAGCACCGCACCCACGAACGTGGGAAACTGCGCCGTCGAACGCTCGTACAGCCGCAGCGCCTCGTCGTCGTTGCCGCGACGATCGTTCTCGATCGCCAGGCCGAACAAGGCCCCGGGATGCGTCGGCTCGGAGTCGACCGCACGCTCGTACAGGGCGACGACCTCGCTGGGATTGCCCCCTAACACGGCCACCGTCGTCCCGCGCTGATACAGGTATTCGGCGGTTTGCTCGACGGGCCCCGACAGGCTATCGAGCAATTCGAGCGCCCCCGTGGCGTTCCCGGCGCCGCGCGTCGCTTCGACCATGCCGAGCGTGCAGCGATCCTTATCGAATCCGGCCGACGCGGCGGCCTTGTAGTTCTCGAGCGCCACGTCGTACTGTTCTTGCGCCGCGGCCGCCTTGGCCAGGTAGAACTTGGCCAGCGCGCCGCCGTCCGATTGCTGCAGCACCTGCGCCGCGTGACGGTAGCGCCCCATCAACACCAGGCAGACGCCCAATCGCGTCTTGTCGGCCGGCGACAGGCTCTCGCTCACCTCGAGTTCTTGGACGGCCTCGCGCAGCGTGCGGTAGTTGCCAAAGTCCTCGCCGATGGCGCGCTTGATGGCATCGACTTCGCGATTGCCGAACTCGCCGGGCGTCAGAACCAGTTGCTTGAGGTCGATCTCCAACCCCGCTTGGGACATGTCGTGTGCTCCTCGCTCGTCAGAAACGAACCGCGCCAGACGAAGGCGTCGGCACCGTTGGCTGGTGGGATGGTGTAGCGGCGTGCGCCGTGCGGATTCCCGCCTGGGCCGCCTGCCGCCACGGGGTCGTCGGACGCAATTTCAAGAAAGCCAGCGGGGGGAGTCGAACCCCCAACCCCCGCATTACGAATGCGGTGCTCTGCCGATTGAAGCTACGCTGGCGACCTGTGGGCGTAAAGCCTTACAGCCCAAGCCTACAAAGCTAAAGGACGGCCTGAGAATCGTCAAGGGCGGCGCCCGGACGAGCGTGGCCCCCCACCCTGTCAGGATGGCCGTTGTGAAGGCCAGGTTCGTTCGAACTTGCCGTCACGAGCGTTTCCGTCCCCAACGGAGCCCACTCCAACTGCAGGGCCGCGTCGAACGTCTTCTCGAACAGCCTGGTTCGTTCGCGGGCCCCCCAGAGATCGACCTCCGGTAGCTCGGCCGCCACGACCCGCATCTGGATTTCCTGCTGGTTCGACGCATCGACCACGACGTCGCGGACCTGCTGGGTGTGGCTGCGGTCGAGGCCGCCAGCCACGCGCAAGATCGCCGCCAGCCGCCGCACGCGTTGGCGATCGACGCGAGGCAACTGCTGGAACGAGGCATGCTTGCGTTTGGGCCTCGCCCCGCGGTGATAACGAGCCACGTGCGCGATCAACTCGAGTTCGGCGGGACTGAAGCCCGGCAGACCACTATTGAGAATCAGGTGGTAACTATGCTTGTGGTGCCGCTCGTAGTTAATCAGGTAGCCGACATCCTGCAGCAGGGCAGCCGCCAACAGCAGGCGTTCGTCATCGGTCGGCCAACCGTAGACCGGCTGCATCTGCCGGTAGAGCGACACGGCCAGACGGCCCACATGCTGCAAGTGGGGCAGATCGACGCCACAGCCAGCCGCAAAACGTTCGATCGCCGCGATCTGATCCGGGGCGCTGGCGACCACTTCGCCCAGCGACTGGTCGACCATCGTCAGCAGCAATCCGTCGCGCACGCCGCCGGAGTGTACCTGCAACGTGTTCACCTCGAAGTGGGCCATCACGCAATCGATCACGGCGATGCCCGCCACGATGATGTCGGCGCGATCGGGGCTCAAGCCCGGCACGTGGCGCCGGCGGCTGGCGGGCATCTTGCGCAGCCGATCGAGCAGGTGGCGGACTTCGGCCCGGGTCACCAGATAGCCTTGGATCGGCAGCTCGACCTGTCCCTTGCGAGCCATGACCATGGCCGCCAGGGTCGTGAAGGTTCCGCCCGAACCGATCAGCAGATGGGGCGCGAAGAGTAGCTCTTCCGTCTCTTTGCGCAGGCGGCGCTCGATGCCCGACATGAGCGCCTTGAAGTTCGCGCCTGTCATCGGCATCTGGCTCTGATAGAGCTCGGTGAGTCGCACGGCGCCGAGCGGGGTGGTATAGATCGCCTCGATCACGCGCCCCGAGGCGAGCACGATCTCGGTGCTGCCCCCGCCGATGTCGACGACGGCCACGTTCTTGCCCGCCAGGTCGAAGCCGCGCAACACGCCGAAGAAGGCCAGCCGCGCCTCTTTGCGGGCACTGACGACCTCGATATCGATGCCGACCTCTTCCTTCACGCGACGGCAGAAGTCGGCGCCGTCTTGCGCCTCGCGCACGGCGCAGGTGGCGATGGCGCGCAGCTCGTGTACCTGGTAGCCGTCGGCGATCTGCTTCATGCGGCGCAGCGCCTGCAGCGTCAGTTCGACCGCTTCGGCGTCGAGATTGCCCGTCGAGCTGAGATTGCGTCCCAGGCGCGTGGTCTGCTTCTCGTCGTCGAGGATGCGATAAGTGCCGCCGCGCAGGGCCTCGGCGATGATGAGTCGGACGCTATTCGTGCCGATATCGATGGCCGCCAGTCGCGGGGCCATATCGGCCGATAGAAGGTATTGTTTCGGTTCCATCGTTGTGCGTCGCGCGCCGTGATCCCGGATCTCTAGAAGAATAGATTACAAAGGGACTTCCGACCAGGGTCGGGGCCGGCACGAACGGCCAATTGCCCAAGCGGCACCGGGCCGGGATAATGTGCAATTCCCGCGAACAACTCCTTATTCTCCCCGTCGAACAACCCGAATCGTCATCTCGTCCTGCCGAGGCCGTTGCTCCCCCGTGAAACTCATTCGCGATCTTGATGCGTTGCCGGCGCACCTGCGTTCTGGCGCGGTGGCGATCGGCAACTTCGATGGCGTCCACCTGGGGCATGCGCGGATCGTCGAACGTCTGCTCGCGGCGGCACGTTCCGTGGGGGGGCCCGCGATCGTCTTTACCTTCGACCCACATCCGGTGCGACTGTTGCGACCGCACGCAGCGCCCCCCCCACTGACCTGGACCGACCGCAAGGCCGAGTTGCTCGTCGAGTTGGGCGTCGACGGCATGCTCGCCTATCCCACGGACGAGGCCCTACTCGCGCTCTCACCGCGCGAGTTCTTCGATCGCATCGTGCGCGAGAAGCTCGACGCGCGGGCCCTGGTCGAGGGACCGAACTTTAGCTTCGGTCGCGACCGCGCCGGCACGATTGACGTGCTGCGCGGCTACTGCGACGCGGCGGGGATGAGCCTCGACATCGTCGAACCGGTCGTGAGCGAGGGAGAATACGTCTCCAGCTCGCGCGTGCGGGGGCTGATCGCCGCGGGCCAGATCGACGAGGCCAGCCGCATGTTGACCCGGCCGTATCGCATTCGCGGCATGGTGACGCACGGCGCCGCGCGTGGCTCGAAGATCGGCTTTCCCACGGCCAACGTCTCGGCCATCGACACGCTCTTGCCGGGGCAGGGGGTCTACGCCGGCATCGCACGAGTCGAGGGCACGCCTTGGCCGGCGGCCATCAATTTGGGTCCCAATCCCACCTTCGGCGAGCAGGGCGTCAAGGTCGAGGTACACTTGATTGGGTTCGCCGGGCAGATCTACGGCGCGCCGCTCGTGGTTGACTTTCTCCGCCGCCTGCGAGACATTCAGCCCTTTGCCGGGATCGACGCCCTCCAGGCTCAATTGGCGCGCGACGTCGAAACGGCCCGCGCCATCGCACAACAAGCCGCCATTCCGGACCCGCGCCACGCACGGTAGACGAGACGCACGATGTCGATTGATTGGCCCCGCTTCGTCGAACGTATCGCGGCGAACCAGCGTTTTCTGCTGACGAGTCACATTCGCCCCGATGCCGACGCGCTTGGCAGCGAGCTGGGCATGGCGGGCGTGCTCGACGCCCTCGGCAAGGAAGTCATGATTGTCAACGGCCACGGTGTGCCGCGGAACCTCAAGTTCCTCGACCCCACAGGGCGCATCAAGCAGATCGGCAAGGATGTGCAAGTCGGCGAGCTCGTTGACCGTTTCGACATCCTGATGATTCTCGACACAAGCGCCTGGGCGCAGCTCGGCGACATGGGCGAGGTCATTCGCACGACCAAGGCCCGCAAGATCGTGCTCGACCACCACGTGAGCGCCGACGATCTCGGCGCCGAGGAATTCAAGGACACGCAGGCCGAGGCCACCGGCCGGCTCGTGTTCGACGCCGCGCGCGCCCTGGGAGTGACCGTTGGCGAGGAGATCTCCACGCCCCTCTTCGCGGCGCTGGCGACCGACACGGGCTGGTTTCGCTTCGGCTCGACGCGAGGCGATACGTTTCGCACCGCCGGATCGATGGTCGACGCCGGGGCAAACCCCGCGGACATCTATCGCAACCTGCACGAGCAGGACACGCTCGCGCGGCTGCAGCTTACCGGGCGCATTCTCAGTCGCGCGGTGACGGAGCTCGACGGACGTTTGATCCACACCGCCGTGCTGGCCGAAGATTTCCAGGCCACCGGCGCCGCCCCCTCCGATACCGAAGACATCATCAACTTGACTCTCACCGTGGCCGGCACGCAGGCCGCGGTGATTCTCGTCGAGCAATCCAGCGGCGCCTTCAAGGTGAGCCTGCGCAGTCGCGGCACGATGGATTGCAGCCAGGTAGCCGAGCAATTCGGCGGGGGTGGACACCGCGCCGCGGCCGGCGCCACGGTCGACGGTCCGTTCGAAATCGCCCAATCCAAAGTGCTTGACGCGGTGCGCAGAGCGGTGTAATACTCGCTCGCGCGTCGAGGGTTGCGTTCCTCCGCCTGCACGGCCATCCCACCTTTCATTTGCCCGCCTCGTATCAATCGCCGAACGTGCAATGCGCCCGCGGTAAGCAGGCGTTGCACCGCGACGCGATCTTGCGTCAGGAGAAATGCCGATGGTCTCGAGCGACCGGACCTCCGCGCCGCGCGATGCTCGCGCCGGCGATGAAGATCGCCGCAGCTTCTTCTCCACGGCCACGGCCGTGATCGTGGGGGGTATCGTCAGTGTCTTTCCGTTTGCGGCCGGTCTCCTGGTCCTGTTCGATCCCCTGCGCCGGCAGGGCAGTGCCGGTGGTTTCCTTCGCATCGCCTCGCTCGACGAGTTGCCCGCCGATGGCGTGCCCCGTTCGTTTCCCGTGATTACCGATCGCGTCGATGCCTGGAACAAGTTCGTCAACGAGCCCGTGGGCATGGTGTTCTTGCGGCGCACGAAAGAGGGCGTCGCCCAGGTCGAGGCGTTGAACGCCGTTTGTCCGCATGCCGGCTGCTTCGTCGACTTTCTGAGCAAGGAGTCGCACTTTCAGTGCCCTTGCCACGACAGTTCCTTCGAGCCGAACGGCACGCGTATCCATCCTGAACGTTGCCCCAGCCCCCGCGACCTCGACGCGCTGGCGGTCGAAATCCGCATGGTCGAGGGCCGGGAAGAGGTGTGGGTCGAGTTCAAGAACTTCCGCGCCGGCACGCCCGAGAAGATCGCCGACGCCTGAGTCGCCACGGCGCGCACGTCGACGGGCGTCCCCCGCAAAGTTGCCGTTCTGCACCAAGTAGCGAAAGTGTTGCACGATGAGAGCGTTTTTCGATTGGCTCGACGATCGCACCGGGTATCGCGACCTCGTCGGCGCAGCGCTGTACGAGCACATTCCCGGCGGTGCCCGCTGGCGCTATGTCTGGGGCAGCACGCTGGTCTTCGCCTTTTTCATGCAGGTGGTGACGGGCTTCGTGCTGTGGACGGCCTATAGCCCCAGCGCCCAAACGGCCTGGGAAAGCGTGGCCTACATCCAATACGACATGCAAGGAGGCTGGCTCGTGCGCGGTCTGCACCACTTCATGGCGCAGGCCATGGTCGTGTTGCTGGCACTCCACCTGATGCAAGTGGTGATCGACGGCGCCTACCGAGCGCCGCGCGAGATCAACTTCTGGCTCGGCCTGATCCTGATGCAGATCGTGCTGGGGCTCGCGCTCACCGGCTACCTGTTGCCCTGGGATCAAAAGGGATTCTGGGCCACCCGCGTCGCCACGAACCTGATGGGCATCGTGCCGGTCGTCGGCGCCGATCTGCAACGGCTGGTCGTCGGCGGCACCACGTACGGCCACCACACGCTGACCCGTTTCTTCGCTCTGCACGCCGGCGTGCTGCCGGCACTGCTCGTCTTCTTCCTGGTGCTCCATGTGGCGCTCTTCCGCCGTCACGGCATTCATGCGCGCGACCCCGAGCGCAAGCCCGATCACACGTTCTGGCCCGAGCAGGTGATGCGCGACGCCGTGGCCTGTCTGGCCGTGTTGCTCGTCGTCTTGGGGCTGGTCTTTCTGCCGGGGTTGGGAGATCGCCCCGCGGGAGCGCCGCCCGGTTATTACCTGGGCGCGGAGCTAGGCGCACCGGCCGACCCGGCCAGCCCGTATTCCGCCGCGCGACCCGAGTGGTACTTCTTATTCCTGTTCCAGTTCTTGAAGTTCTTCCACGGCGAGACCGAAATCTACGGCGCCATCGTAATTCCCGGCGCCGTGATGGGCGTGCTCTTCCTGATGCCCATCCTGGGACGCTGGCGACTGGGGCACGGCTTCAACATCGGCTTTCTCATCGTGATGGGCATCGGCATCGGCGCGCTCACGGTGCAGGCCATGGTCGAAGATCGCGGCGACGAGACCTATCTGGCGGCTGTCGAACAGGCAGAAATGAACGCCACGCGCGTGCGTGATTTGACCCACGCGCCCGAGGGCATCGGCGCCGCTGGCGCGCTGGCCCTGGTGCGACAAGACCCGATGATTCAAGGCCCACTCCTGTTCAATCGCCACTGCGTGATGTGTCACACGCACGTCGACGAGAACGGTCACGGGCTGGCGGGCGACGAAGCACCCACGGCCTCGAATCTGTACGGCTTCGCCACGCGCGAGTGGATCGCCGGGTTGCTCTCTCCCGAGCATATTGGTACGGCGGCCTACTTCGGCGCCACTCCCTACAAACAAGGGGACATGGTCGGCTGGGTAAACGACACCGTGCCCAGCATGAGCGACGAAGAAAAAGCCGATCTCCAGAAAGTCGTCGCGGCGCTTTCGGCCGAGGCACACCTCCCCTCTCAGGAAGCGATCGACGCGCGCGACGCCGCCACGATCGAAGAGGGCGCCACGCTGCTCAAGGAGACGGTCGGTTGCGCTGACTGCCATCGCTTTCACGATGCGGGCGAGTTGGGCAGTGCCCCCGATCTCACGGGCTACGGTTCGTACGGCTGGCTCAGCGAGTTCATCAGCGACCCGACGCACGAGCGCTTCTATCGCGAGGCGGTCGACGGGGGGATGCCCGGCTTCGCCACCCATCGCGAGAATCCGTTGGCGAACAAGCTCAGCCCAGAGCAACTCGATGTGCTCGTGCGTTGGCTCCGGGGGGAGTGGTACCGTCCCGAATTCACCCTTGCTTCGACGACCGGCGAAGGTGCGGCCGCGGATCCTGCCCCACCGCCGGCGTCCGATACGACGTCCGCAGCACCGACTCCGGAGGCCTCGAGCGAGGCAACCATGCCCGCTGCGGCCGAACCGGCAGCCGAGAATCCTTCCGCACCGGCAGAGCCGGTTGAAGAGCCCGCGAGTCCGAACGAGCCGGAGCCTGGGGAAGAATCTCCGGCCGATAGCCCCCAGGCCGAAGAAGCGCCGACCGAGGATGCTCCCGCGGCAACACCCCCGGCCGAGGAGCCGCCAGCGGCCGACTCCCAGCCCTCGGAAGAGCCCACCCCGACGCCGGAAGCGGACAGCGAAAATGAGCCGGCCCCCTCCGAACCGGTCTCAGAAGAGCCATCTGCCACTTTGTAGGGATACATATCAAGCTCGGGCCGCCAAGACTGGTCGGCTTTCCGGCTGCATGCTCTATGCAATCGGTGCATTCGCGCCATTTTATTGCCCCGCCCTGGGAATTCGCCCGTACTCTTTGCGGAATCGATACAGTTTGACACCCGCTTTGGCCGATCATGGACGACGAAACACCGTAGCGCCACCGCGCGCTACGCTTGTCGTGTGGGATTGAACTTCGCGTAGCGGCGACGTTTGGCGTCGGTAACGCCGGCCCAAACGGGTCACCGTGAGGTTGGAATTCCACGCCATGATCGGGGTGCTGTCGGATTGGGAAGCAGGCGTTCGGATGTGGTGTCCTAGTTGTCGGCAAGACGTACCGGGCATAGCCTCGGGCATCGACGGAGACCTGGTCTGCGTCCGATGCGGCCATGCGCTGGCGTTGCCCGAAGCGGCGTCCGTCGATGCCGACATGCCAGAACACACCTTTCCGCTCGCCAGTGAAGACGAATTGCTCGGCGATGCCTGGCTCGCGCGGAGCGCTCCTTTCGATCCGTTCGAGTTCGACGTCCCTTTGGGGCGGGCACATCATGTCTTGCGTCTGGCGAACCCGGCGCAACCCATCGATCTGCACACGGCGCATCTCGAGCCGTTGCCCATGGCGTTGCGCACGGCGGGCCGTCCGCGCGAGCCGCAGGCGATCGGCAAGAAACGGCAGCCGATGTCGCTCATGTCGCAACTGGCGTGGGGGGCGATCGCCTTGGGGATCGGGGCCTTCGTGTGCGGCGCAATCCTCGTCGGGTGGTCGTTATTCGGCAGCCGGCCCGAGTTGTGGGATCTGGGGCTGCCGATCGCATTGGGTGGGCAGGCCGCGCTCGTGGTGGGGTTGCTGCTGCAGCTCGGACGTGCCGACGACGAGGAAGCAGACGATCCGCGGGCCGAGATCGAGGCCCTCTACCAGCAGGTCGATGCGATGCAGCATTCGCAGCGACTCACAGCCACCTCGGCCACGCATAGCTACTATACCGACCCGGGCATCTCTGCCATGCCCGACGCCAAACTGGCTGAACTGAAAGGCCAACTCGATTCGCTCGCCGTGCGAATGCAGGAACCGCATCGCTAAAGCTTATTCGCCACGATGCGAATGCGGCGATAGTCTGCCACCCAGCGATCGGTCTTCCACAGGCTGGGACGAAGTCGTTGCTCGACGTCGGCGTAGACCTCTTCGCGGCGATCTTGATCGAGGGCGGACAAGATCCCACCGGCAAACATCCGCAGCCAGTTGCGCAGCCCCTGTGCGCCATCTTCCAAGGGCGTGGGGCGATCGAAAAGCGCCGCATGGCGCACTTCGAAACCGTGCCGCTCCAGCAGCGGGGCGTAGATGCCCACGGTGGGAAAATACCAGGGCGAAATCTCGGCCGTGGGTTGACCGAGCGCGGCGCTGGTCGCCTCGAGAATCTGCTGCACACAACCATGCCCGCCGAATTCGGCCACGAATCGCCCCCCCGGCCGCAAGGCCCGCGCGACCGCGCGCACGGCATCCTCGCTACGGCGTACCCAGTGCAGTGCCGCATTCGAAAACACCGCATCGACCGGCTCGTCGACGGTGAATTCCGCGGCATCGGCCACCTCGAAGCGCAGCTCGGGAAAGTTACGTCTCGCCTGATCGATCATCTCGGCCGAGAGATCCAAGCCCACGATGCTAGCCCCCGTCTTCGCGATGTCGGCCGTGAGCACCCCCGTACCACACCCCAGATCGATGATGCGTTCGC comes from Pirellulales bacterium and encodes:
- a CDS encoding tetratricopeptide repeat protein gives rise to the protein MSQAGLEIDLKQLVLTPGEFGNREVDAIKRAIGEDFGNYRTLREAVQELEVSESLSPADKTRLGVCLVLMGRYRHAAQVLQQSDGGALAKFYLAKAAAAQEQYDVALENYKAAASAGFDKDRCTLGMVEATRGAGNATGALELLDSLSGPVEQTAEYLYQRGTTVAVLGGNPSEVVALYERAVDSEPTHPGALFGLAIENDRRGNDDEALRLYERSTAQFPTFVGAVLNLGILYEDRNQFDQARRCYQRVLDSYPDHPRARLFFKDAEASGDMYYDEDAQRKRDRLSQVLGIPVTDFELSVRSRNCLQKMGIGTLGDLTNCTEQELLSSKNFGETSLVEIKEMLASKGLQLGQFAGERQRPDWSFEADSMSADEQALLSKPIADLNLSVRARKCMIRLGIGTISELVRHTGDELLECKNFGVTSLNEVREKLTQHGLRLRGD
- a CDS encoding bifunctional riboflavin kinase/FAD synthetase; the protein is MKLIRDLDALPAHLRSGAVAIGNFDGVHLGHARIVERLLAAARSVGGPAIVFTFDPHPVRLLRPHAAPPPLTWTDRKAELLVELGVDGMLAYPTDEALLALSPREFFDRIVREKLDARALVEGPNFSFGRDRAGTIDVLRGYCDAAGMSLDIVEPVVSEGEYVSSSRVRGLIAAGQIDEASRMLTRPYRIRGMVTHGAARGSKIGFPTANVSAIDTLLPGQGVYAGIARVEGTPWPAAINLGPNPTFGEQGVKVEVHLIGFAGQIYGAPLVVDFLRRLRDIQPFAGIDALQAQLARDVETARAIAQQAAIPDPRHAR
- a CDS encoding cytochrome b N-terminal domain-containing protein; translation: MRAFFDWLDDRTGYRDLVGAALYEHIPGGARWRYVWGSTLVFAFFMQVVTGFVLWTAYSPSAQTAWESVAYIQYDMQGGWLVRGLHHFMAQAMVVLLALHLMQVVIDGAYRAPREINFWLGLILMQIVLGLALTGYLLPWDQKGFWATRVATNLMGIVPVVGADLQRLVVGGTTYGHHTLTRFFALHAGVLPALLVFFLVLHVALFRRHGIHARDPERKPDHTFWPEQVMRDAVACLAVLLVVLGLVFLPGLGDRPAGAPPGYYLGAELGAPADPASPYSAARPEWYFLFLFQFLKFFHGETEIYGAIVIPGAVMGVLFLMPILGRWRLGHGFNIGFLIVMGIGIGALTVQAMVEDRGDETYLAAVEQAEMNATRVRDLTHAPEGIGAAGALALVRQDPMIQGPLLFNRHCVMCHTHVDENGHGLAGDEAPTASNLYGFATREWIAGLLSPEHIGTAAYFGATPYKQGDMVGWVNDTVPSMSDEEKADLQKVVAALSAEAHLPSQEAIDARDAATIEEGATLLKETVGCADCHRFHDAGELGSAPDLTGYGSYGWLSEFISDPTHERFYREAVDGGMPGFATHRENPLANKLSPEQLDVLVRWLRGEWYRPEFTLASTTGEGAAADPAPPPASDTTSAAPTPEASSEATMPAAAEPAAENPSAPAEPVEEPASPNEPEPGEESPADSPQAEEAPTEDAPAATPPAEEPPAADSQPSEEPTPTPEADSENEPAPSEPVSEEPSATL
- a CDS encoding methyltransferase domain-containing protein — encoded protein: MTDTASVGSPPVTQTWDPSLYDRRHSFVYTMVADMLKLLDAQPGERIIDLGCGTGVLTADIAKTGASIVGLDLSAEMIDQARRNFPELRFEVADAAEFTVDEPVDAVFSNAALHWVRRSEDAVRAVARALRPGGRFVAEFGGHGCVQQILEATSAALGQPTAEISPWYFPTVGIYAPLLERHGFEVRHAALFDRPTPLEDGAQGLRNWLRMFAGGILSALDQDRREEVYADVEQRLRPSLWKTDRWVADYRRIRIVANKL
- a CDS encoding DHH family phosphoesterase, with the protein product MSIDWPRFVERIAANQRFLLTSHIRPDADALGSELGMAGVLDALGKEVMIVNGHGVPRNLKFLDPTGRIKQIGKDVQVGELVDRFDILMILDTSAWAQLGDMGEVIRTTKARKIVLDHHVSADDLGAEEFKDTQAEATGRLVFDAARALGVTVGEEISTPLFAALATDTGWFRFGSTRGDTFRTAGSMVDAGANPADIYRNLHEQDTLARLQLTGRILSRAVTELDGRLIHTAVLAEDFQATGAAPSDTEDIINLTLTVAGTQAAVILVEQSSGAFKVSLRSRGTMDCSQVAEQFGGGGHRAAAGATVDGPFEIAQSKVLDAVRRAV
- a CDS encoding Ppx/GppA family phosphatase, which produces MEPKQYLLSADMAPRLAAIDIGTNSVRLIIAEALRGGTYRILDDEKQTTRLGRNLSSTGNLDAEAVELTLQALRRMKQIADGYQVHELRAIATCAVREAQDGADFCRRVKEEVGIDIEVVSARKEARLAFFGVLRGFDLAGKNVAVVDIGGGSTEIVLASGRVIEAIYTTPLGAVRLTELYQSQMPMTGANFKALMSGIERRLRKETEELLFAPHLLIGSGGTFTTLAAMVMARKGQVELPIQGYLVTRAEVRHLLDRLRKMPASRRRHVPGLSPDRADIIVAGIAVIDCVMAHFEVNTLQVHSGGVRDGLLLTMVDQSLGEVVASAPDQIAAIERFAAGCGVDLPHLQHVGRLAVSLYRQMQPVYGWPTDDERLLLAAALLQDVGYLINYERHHKHSYHLILNSGLPGFSPAELELIAHVARYHRGARPKRKHASFQQLPRVDRQRVRRLAAILRVAGGLDRSHTQQVRDVVVDASNQQEIQMRVVAAELPEVDLWGARERTRLFEKTFDAALQLEWAPLGTETLVTASSNEPGLHNGHPDRVGGHARPGAALDDSQAVL
- a CDS encoding Rieske 2Fe-2S domain-containing protein, which encodes MVSSDRTSAPRDARAGDEDRRSFFSTATAVIVGGIVSVFPFAAGLLVLFDPLRRQGSAGGFLRIASLDELPADGVPRSFPVITDRVDAWNKFVNEPVGMVFLRRTKEGVAQVEALNAVCPHAGCFVDFLSKESHFQCPCHDSSFEPNGTRIHPERCPSPRDLDALAVEIRMVEGREEVWVEFKNFRAGTPEKIADA